One window of Medicago truncatula cultivar Jemalong A17 chromosome 2, MtrunA17r5.0-ANR, whole genome shotgun sequence genomic DNA carries:
- the LOC11446848 gene encoding receptor-like protein EIX2, with amino-acid sequence MNKIPSLLELHLMYCNLAFLPPSSPFLNITSLSVLDLSGNPFNSSIPSWLFNISTLTYLSLSESSSLIGLVPSMLGRWKLCKLQVLDLSSNFITGDIADTIEAMSCSNQSLMLLDLSYNQLTGKLPHSLGKFTNLFRLDISRNTVNSHSGVSGPIPTSIGNLSNLRSLYLEGNMMNGTIPESIGQLTKLFSLHLLENDWKGIMTNIHFHNLTNLVSFSVSSKKSTLALKVTNNWVPPFKDLQYVEIRDCQIGPIFPNWLRNQIPLTEIILKNVGIFGEIPHWLYNMSSQIQNLDLSHNKLSGYLPKEMNFTSSKYPTVDFSYNRFMGSVQIWPGVSALYLRNNSLSGTLPTNIGKEISHFKDLDLSNNYLNGSIPLSLNKIQNLSYLDLSNNYLTGEIPEFWMGIQSLNIIDLSNNRLVGGIPTSICSLPYLSILELSNNNLSQDLSFSFHNCFWLKTLSLKNNKFFGTIPKEMSKNNPFLSELLLRGNTLTGSIPKELCNLTLYLLDLAENNFSGLIPTCLGDTYGFKLPQTYLTDSFETGDYVSYTKHTELVLNGRIVKYLKKMPVHPTIDLSKNDLSGEIPVKITQLIHLGALNLSWNQLTGNIPSDIGLLKDLENLDFSHNNLSGPIPPTMASMTFLSHLNLSYNNLSGRIPLANQFATYDASTYIGNPGLCGDHLLKNCSSLSPGHGEQERKHEDGVDGDDNNERWGLYASIAVGYITGFWIVCGSLMLKRSWRHAYFNSVYDMKDKLLVLIAVNLARIKELMP; translated from the coding sequence ATGAATAAGATACCATCTCTATTAGAGTTGCATTTAATGTATTGCAATCTTGCTTTTCTCCCACCATCTTCaccatttttaaatattacaTCACTTTCTGTGCTTGATCTCTCTGGAAATCCTTTTAATTCATCTATACCTTCTTGGTTGTTTAACATTAGTACCCTTACATACCTTAGTCTTTCTGAATCATCATCTCTAATCGGTCTCGTTCCTTCTATGCTAGGAAGATGGAAGCTTTGCAAACTTCAAGTTCTAGACCTATCATCTAATTTTATTACTGGTGATATAGCTGATACCATTGAGGCCATGTCTTGTAGCAACCAAAgtttgatgttgttggatttgagTTATAACCAACTAACTGGGAAATTGCCTCATTCTTTAGGGAAGTTTACCAATCTGTTTAGGCTTGACATATCAAGAAACACAGTAAATTCACACTCAGGTGTCTCAGGTCCAATACCAACATCTATAGGAAACTTATCAAATCTACGTTCTCTTTACTTGGAAGGCAACATGATGAATGGAACAATTCCTGAAAGTATTGGTCAACTAACCAAATTGTTTTCCCTACACCTACTTGAGAATGATTGGAAAGGTATAATGacaaatattcattttcatAATCTTACAAACCTAGTCAGTTTCTCTGTGTCATCTAAAAAGAGCACACTTGCTTTGAAAGTGACAAATAACTGGGTTCCACCTTTTAAGGATTTGCAATATGTTGAAATTCGTGATTGTCAAATTGGTCCGATATTTCCTAATTGGCTTAGAAACCAAATCCCCTTGACGGAGATAATCCTAAAAAATGTTGGAATTTTTGGGGAGATACCCCATTGGCTTTACAATATGTCCTCCCAAATTCAGAACCTAGATCTTTCTCACAACAAATTAAGTGGTTACCTTCCCAAAGAAATGAACTTCACTTCCTCAAAGTATCCTACAGTTGACTTTTCTTATAACCGCTTCATGGGCTCAGTGCAAATTTGGCCTGGTGTGAGTGCTCTCTACTTAAGGAACAATTCACTGTCTGGAACATTACCTACCAATATTGGCAAAGAGATATCACATTTTAAGGACTTGGATCTATCAAATAACTACCTCAATGGGAGCATTCCATTATCTTTAAACAAGATTCAAAATTTGAGTTATCTTGATCTATCCAACAATTATTTGACAGGGGAAATCCCTGAGTTTTGGATGGGTATACAAAGCTTAAACATCATTGATTTATCCAACAACAGGTTGGTAGGTGGAATTCCAACTTCAATATGCTCATTACCTTACCTTTCCATCCTAGAACTGAGCAACAACAATCTCTCTCAAGATTTGTCTTTTTCCTTCCATAATTGTTTTTGGCTGAAAACGCTCTCgctaaaaaacaacaaattttttgggACTATACCAAAAGAGATGAGTAAAAACAATCCTTTCCTTTCAGAGTTACTATTACGGGGCAATACATTAACAGGAAGCATTCCTAAAGAGTTATGTAATCTAACTCTCTATTTACTGGATCTTGCAGAAAACAATTTCTCAGGATTGATACCAACATGCTTGGGTGATACGTACGGTTTCAAACTGCCGCAAACGTACCTCACTGATTCATTTGAAACTGGGGACTATGTATCGTACACAAAGCATACAGAGTTGGTGCTGAATGGAAGAATTGTcaaatatttaaagaaaatgCCGGTGCATCCCACCATTGATCTTTCTAAGAATGATCTTTCTGGAGAGATTCCAGTGAAGATAACACAGCTAATTCACCTAGGTGCTCTGAATCTGTCATGGAATCAGCTAACTGGGAATATACCTAGTGACATTGGATTACTAAAAGATTTAGAAAACCTTGACTTTTCACATAACAACCTTTCGGGTCCTATCCCTCCAACTATGGCTTCCATGACATTCCTAAGTCATTTGAACTTGTCATACAACAATCTTTCCGGAAGAATTCCGCTGGCTAATCAGTTTGCCACCTATGATGCATCAACTTATATAGGCAATCCAGGGTTGTGTGGAGATCATTTACTGAAAAATTGCTCATCATTGTCACCTGGACATGGAGAACAAGAAAGGAAACATGAAGATGGTGTTGATGGAGAtgacaacaatgaaagatggggaTTATATGCAAGCATAGCAGTTGGGTATATCACTGGCTTCTGGATTGTGTGTGGAAGCTTGATGTTAAAGAGGTCTTGGAGACATGCATATTTCAATTCTGTATATGACATGAAAGATAAACTTCTGGTTTTGATTGCGGTTAACTTAGCACGTATAAAGGAACTGATGCCGTAG
- the LOC11446849 gene encoding receptor-like protein EIX2: protein MSSLLELHLSFCSLASLPPASPFLNITSLSRLYLTGNLFNSTIPSWLFNMSGLTEINLYSSSLIGQVPSMSGRWNLCKLRSLVLSSNYLTGDITEMIEAMSCSNLSLGLLDLSQNQLSGKLPRSLGMFNKLFSVDLSRNSMNSHSGISGPIPASIGNLSKLGALNLEGNMMNGTIPESIGQLTNLYSLHLLGNYWEGIMTNIHFNLTKLVSFTVSSKNNKLSLKVTNDWVPPFKYLSRIEIHSCNVGPAFPNWLRFQIQLDEIVLENAGISGDIPYWLYNKSSQIEHLNLSHNKISGYLPREMNFTSSNFPTVDLSHNLLKGSIQIWSNVSSLYLRNNSLSEILPTNIGKDMSHLLDLDLSNNCLNGSIPLSLNKIKKLTYLDLSNNYLTGEIPEFWMGIQSLSIIDLSNNMLEGGIPTSICSLPLLFILELSNNNLTADLSSTFQNCTQLKTLSLKYNRFFGSMPNEIANNIPMLSELLLQGNSFTGSIPEELCHLPFLHLLDLAENSISGSIPTCLGDVKGFKLPQTYFIYLMYSLTLQGRVRYTRHIELVLKGRLMEYTK from the coding sequence ATGTCATCTCTATTAGAGTTGCATTTGTCCTTTTGCAGTCTTGCTTCACTCCCTCCAGCTTCACCATTTCTAAATATTACATCTCTTTCCAGGCTTTATCTCACTGGAAATCTTTTTAATTCCACTATACCTTCTTGGCTGTTCAACATGAGCGGCCTTACAGAAATTAATCTATATAGTTCATCTCTAATAGGTCAAGTTCCTTCTATGTCTGGGAGATGGAACCTCTGCAAGCTTCGGAGTCTTGTCCTATCATCTAATTATCTAACTGGTGATATAACAGAAATGATTGAGGCCATGTCTTGCAGCAACCTAAGTTTGGGGTTGTTGGATTTGAGTCAAAATCAACTAAGTGGGAAATTGCCCCGTTCTTTGGGGATGTTTAACAAACTGTTTAGTGTTGACCTGTCAAGAAACTCAATGAACTCGCACTCAGGTATCTCAGGTCCTATACCAGCATCTATAGGAAACTTATCAAAACTAGGTGCCCTGAACTTGGAAGGCAACATGATGAATGGGACAATTCCAGAAAGTATTGGTCAACTAACCAATTTGTATTCTCTACACCTACTTGGTAATTATTGGGAAGGTATAATGACAAATATTCATTTCAATCTCACAAAGCTAGTCAGTTTCACTGTGTCATctaaaaataacaaactttCTTTGAAAGTGACAAATGATTGGGTTCCCCCTTTTAAGTATTTGAGTCGTATCGAAATTCACAGTTGTAATGTTGGCCCAGCATTTCCTAATTGGCTCAGATTCCAAATCCAATTGGATGAGATAGTCCTAGAAAATGCTGGAATTTCTGGGGATATACCCTATTGGCTTTACAATAAATCTTCCCAAATTGAGCATCTAAATCTTTCTCATAACAAAATAAGTGGTTACCTTCCCAGAGAAATGAATTTCACTTCCTCAAATTTTCCTACAGTTGACCTTTCTCATAACCTGTTGAAGGGCTCAATCCAGATTTGGTCTAATGTGAGCAGTCTCTACCTAAGAAACAACTCGCTGTCTGAAATATTACCTACCAATATTGGCAAAGATATGTCACATTTGTTGGACTTGGATCTCTCAAATAACTGCCTGAATGGGAGCATCCCCTTATCCttaaataagattaaaaaattGACTTATCTTGATCTATCCAACAATTATTTGACAGGGGAAATTCCTGAGTTTTGGATGGGTATACAGAGCTTAAGCATCATTGATCTATCCAACAACATGTTGGAAGGTGGAATTCCAACTTCAATATGCTCATTACCTTTACTTTTTATCCTAGAATTGAGCAACAACAATCTCACTGCAGATTTGTCTTCAACCTTTCAAAACTGTACTCAGCTAAAGACACTCTCGCTAAAATACAACAGGTTTTTTGGGTCTATGCCAAACGAGATAGCCAACAACATTCCTATGCTTTCAGAGTTATTATTGCAAGGAAACTCATTCACAGGAAGCATTCCTGAAGAGCTATGTCATCTACCTTTCCTCCATTTGTTGGATCTTGCAGAAAACAGCATCTCCGGATCAATACCAACATGTTTGGGTGATGTGAAGGGTTTCAAACTGCCACAAAcgtactttatttatttaatgtattCATTAACCCTTCAAGGACGTGTGCGGTACACGAGGCACATAGAATTGGTCCTAAAAGGAAGACTAATGGAATACACGAAATAA
- the LOC25486020 gene encoding integrin-linked protein kinase 1 — translation MESKNPARFKLGKQSSLAPERHSEEDEVHHDGAATIDPGVRLMYSANEGDVDGIREVIESGVSVNFRDVDGRTALHIAACQGLSHVVQLLLEKGADVDPKDRWGSTPLADAIFYKNKDVIKLLENHGAKPLMSSMHVNHAREVPEYEINPKELDFTNSVEITKGTFCLALWRGTEVAVKKLGEDVSSDEEKVKAFRDELALFQKIRHPNVVQFLGAVTQSTPMMIVTEYLPKGDLRDFMKRKGALKPSTAVRFALDIARGVGYLHENKPSPIIHRDLEPSNILRDDSGHLKVADFGVSKLLANKEDKPLTCQETSCRYVAPEVFKQEEYDTKVDVFSFALILQEMIEGCPPFSAKRDDEVPKVYASKERPPFRAPIKRYSHGIRELIEECWNENPAKRPTFRQIITRLESIYNTIGQKRRWKVRPLRCFQNLEALLKRDRSNLSSRGSSSRSASSRT, via the exons atggaATCAAAGAATCCAGCAAGGTTCAAGCTAGGAAAACAATCTTCACTAGCACCCGAAAGACAtagtgaagaagatgaagttcatcaTGATGGTGCTGCTACTATTGATCCTGGTGTTAGGTTGATGTATTCAGCGAATGAAGGTGATGTTGATGGAATTCGTGAGGTGATTGAATCAGGTGTTAGTGTTAATTTTAGAGATGTTGATGGAAGGACTGCTCTTCATATTGCTGCTTGTCAAGGGTTGAGTCATGTTGTTCAGTTGTTGCTTGAGAAAGGGGCTGATGTTGATCCTAAAGATCGATGGGGAAGCACG CCCCTTGCAGATGCTATATTCTATAAAAACAAGGATGTTATCAAACTATTGGAGAATCATGGAGCAAAGCCTCTG ATGTCCTCTATGCATGTTAATCATGCACGAGAAGTTCCAGAATATGAAATCAATCCTAAAGAACTTGATTTTACCAACAGTGTGGAGATAACAAAG GGGACTTTCTGCCTTGCGTTGTGGCGTGGGACTGAGGTCGCAGTAAAAAAGCTCGGGGAGGATGTGAGCAGTGATGAGGAGAAAGT AAAGGCTTTCAGAGACGAGCTGGCTCTGTTTCAGAAGATTCGGCATCCAAATGTAGTGCAGTTTCTTGGTGCTGTGACACAGAGTACTCCAATGATGATTGTGACAGAATATCTTCCCAAG GGAGATCTTCGTGATTTCATGAAAAGAAAAGGAGCTTTGAAACCAAGTACAGCTGTGAGATTTGCACTTGATATTGCTAg GGGTGTGGGTTATTTGCATGAAAATAAACCATCGCCTATTATTCATCGTGATCTTGAGCCTTC TAATATATTGCGGGATGATTCCGGGCACCTAAAAGTTGCAGACTTTGGGGTCAGCAAGTTGCTAGCAAATAAAGAAGACAAGCCTCTAACTTGCCAAGAAACTTCTT GCCGCTATGTGGCTCCTGAGGTTTTTAAACAAGAAGAATATGACACTAAAGTGGATGTGTTCTCATTTGCACTAATTCTACAAGAG ATGATTGAAGGCTGCCCTCCTTTTTCTGCAAAGCGTGATGACGAGGTTCCTAAGGTATATGCTTCAAAAGAGCGGCCACCCTTCCGAGCTCCAATCAAGCGTTATTCTCATGGAATTCGAGA GTTGATTGAAGAGTGCTGGAATGAGAATCCAGCAAAGAGGCCAACGTTCAGGCAAATAATAACAAGACTGGAGTCCATCTACAATACAATTGGTCAAAAAAGACGTTGGAAG GTTAGACCATTGAGATGCTTTCAGAATCTTGAAGCTTTGTTGAAGAGGGATCGGTCAAATCTAAGCAGTCGGGGCAGTTCATCTCGCTCAGCTTCCAGCCGTACATGA